From a region of the Leptolyngbya sp. FACHB-261 genome:
- the cas5 gene encoding type I-MYXAN CRISPR-associated protein Cas5/Cmx5/DevS → MRTDGQLALQVEVPIACFRQSRAREYAETYSVPPPSTVYGMLLSMVGETDRYKHRGTQLAIAMLSVPEKSTVIRTFRRFKKKDIHNPSNARPDYQELLTGCQFIVQVTAGNDVAKPTLVERLRLAFANPASINRFGGLCLGESRDLVNSITLLPENFQDELLQWLIRDEDGLLTLPIWVDHVGSRGTCWQRFDLQKACLGPTPELAWTEIQSP, encoded by the coding sequence ATGAGGACTGATGGACAGCTTGCTTTGCAGGTCGAAGTGCCGATTGCTTGCTTCCGTCAGTCTCGGGCCAGAGAGTATGCAGAAACCTACTCAGTCCCACCCCCCTCAACCGTCTATGGCATGTTGCTCTCGATGGTGGGAGAGACAGATAGATATAAGCATCGGGGCACACAGCTAGCAATTGCCATGCTATCTGTGCCGGAGAAATCAACAGTAATTCGTACGTTCCGCCGCTTCAAAAAGAAGGATATCCACAACCCCAGCAATGCTCGTCCAGATTACCAAGAACTTCTAACTGGTTGTCAGTTTATAGTTCAGGTGACTGCGGGTAACGATGTCGCCAAGCCGACTCTAGTGGAACGCTTGCGTCTTGCCTTCGCAAACCCTGCGTCTATTAACCGTTTTGGTGGCCTGTGTCTAGGGGAGAGCCGAGATTTAGTCAATTCGATCACCCTGCTGCCTGAGAACTTTCAGGACGAATTGCTGCAGTGGTTAATCAGGGATGAGGACGGATTGCTTACCCTACCGATCTGGGTCGATCATGTCGGTTCAAGAGGCACTTGTTGGCAGAGATTTGACCTCCAGAAAGCCTGCTTAGGCCCAACACCTGAGCTAGCTTGGACTGAGATTCAGTCACCTTAG
- the cas8a1 gene encoding type I-MYXAN CRISPR-associated Cas8a1/Cmx1, whose product MQLEFSLGHPSFTLLHRAGLAGLWMTLKQLEQEGIQTENCPGELTWQTNDPRRVTMQWNGSDLEVLDWLLKQAFQVSPEGLIALRGLDSKTMPIQTQVTVHQGMMGTFLQHPSTRKSTGVISKSFSIEEDKPEIVVTYNALKSYVYQGFASILCDKKGYFLNKPVSVAGWLNPGAVVRHVAFSVETSFEELPENAFVLLFAPVACYYFLLRSKLRDKRAQYALVIPEVTNLEIYAKYRQQPQLRGVGYKDFFACSLGDAGLRFLAYETAADTAKTHKVERCQVLTLGTVAWSTQQKTRTDLHVVEADTQVLKNYQASRDFLSDRVVAGKNGGFVASSLARELISENLARKLPWYSGLSDRVNSNDLFKQLTYEREGLCNMVQKAQWNAESERLFVQACHEAIKFTYGQISSQAKKRGEIPNFDRETVRIRTGLSRCKNAQTFREFITDFWSRAGKIPTLQSHWLELMDLVTGRRDWKMARDLTLLALASYKGKGITDSDSELDDEEYMIDIDA is encoded by the coding sequence GGCCTTGCTGGTTTGTGGATGACCTTAAAACAACTTGAGCAAGAGGGAATTCAAACTGAAAATTGTCCTGGCGAGCTAACCTGGCAAACCAACGATCCTCGTCGTGTCACTATGCAATGGAATGGAAGTGACCTAGAGGTATTGGATTGGTTATTGAAACAGGCATTTCAGGTTAGTCCTGAAGGACTGATTGCCTTAAGAGGCTTGGATTCCAAGACAATGCCTATCCAAACTCAGGTTACTGTTCATCAAGGAATGATGGGCACTTTCCTACAACATCCTAGTACACGTAAATCAACTGGAGTGATCTCAAAATCTTTCTCAATCGAGGAAGACAAACCAGAAATCGTTGTTACATATAATGCCTTAAAGAGCTACGTTTATCAAGGGTTTGCAAGCATTTTATGCGATAAGAAGGGCTACTTTCTCAACAAGCCAGTTAGTGTAGCTGGCTGGCTAAATCCTGGAGCGGTAGTAAGGCATGTTGCCTTCAGTGTTGAGACTAGCTTTGAAGAGCTTCCAGAGAATGCGTTTGTTCTTCTCTTTGCTCCTGTTGCTTGCTACTACTTTCTTTTAAGGTCTAAACTTCGGGATAAACGAGCTCAGTATGCTTTGGTTATTCCTGAAGTAACCAACTTAGAAATCTATGCCAAGTATCGGCAACAGCCCCAACTCAGGGGGGTAGGGTACAAAGATTTCTTTGCCTGTAGCTTAGGTGATGCTGGTTTAAGGTTTCTAGCCTACGAAACAGCAGCAGACACCGCTAAAACTCACAAGGTTGAACGCTGCCAAGTATTGACTCTAGGAACAGTTGCTTGGTCCACTCAACAGAAAACCCGTACAGACCTGCATGTTGTGGAAGCCGACACTCAAGTTCTCAAGAATTATCAAGCCTCTCGGGATTTCTTGAGCGACCGAGTAGTAGCTGGAAAGAATGGTGGTTTTGTTGCAAGTAGCTTGGCTAGAGAACTGATATCAGAGAACCTAGCCAGGAAACTGCCTTGGTACTCTGGTTTGTCAGACAGAGTCAATAGCAATGACTTGTTCAAACAGCTGACTTATGAAAGAGAAGGACTGTGCAATATGGTTCAAAAAGCCCAGTGGAATGCAGAATCTGAGAGGTTATTTGTTCAGGCCTGCCATGAGGCCATCAAGTTCACCTACGGGCAAATTTCGAGTCAGGCTAAGAAAAGAGGGGAGATTCCTAATTTCGACAGAGAAACTGTTCGTATTAGAACTGGTTTAAGCCGCTGTAAAAATGCTCAAACGTTCAGGGAGTTCATAACAGATTTCTGGTCAAGAGCGGGAAAAATTCCTACCTTACAGAGTCATTGGCTAGAGTTGATGGACCTAGTTACAGGACGTCGAGATTGGAAGATGGCGAGAGATCTGACTCTCCTAGCATTAGCAAGCTACAAGGGTAAAGGAATAACTGATTCAGACAGTGAGTTAGATGATGAAGAATACATGATTGATATCGACGCTTAG
- the cas7i gene encoding type I-B CRISPR-associated protein Cas7/Cst2/DevR, with protein sequence MAFHLFGNVLTSYGTAANNRGENEGNITTLQKLLWKGEVHSTVSAEAIRWALRYYWQTAGDNYKVNRRWDDDKNDNVWENTNFSDQEYIDDDVLGFMRAEGAKEEASDEPKQKGKKASKGTTTAKRGVLEVTRAVSTTPFVGDITFNAASGQKGRTSLYGTEVHATQYQYGFAMTPERLKDQSRVIAVLDGLTALGGVAGNHSRFLYDFSPESIVLRWTQDFSPRFLYCFAADEGGEISAPELVRRVQNGDINPKELWVAGSIANSSDGEALEELGANVLTGVKTAVDNLKQIITRDLQLPQLELTT encoded by the coding sequence GTGGCTTTTCACTTGTTTGGCAATGTTTTGACAAGCTATGGCACGGCTGCTAATAATCGCGGTGAGAATGAGGGAAATATCACAACGCTACAAAAACTTCTGTGGAAGGGGGAAGTTCATTCTACTGTTTCAGCAGAAGCAATTCGTTGGGCGCTACGCTATTACTGGCAAACTGCGGGTGATAACTACAAAGTAAACCGGCGTTGGGATGACGATAAAAACGACAACGTTTGGGAGAACACTAATTTTAGCGACCAAGAATACATTGATGATGATGTTCTAGGCTTCATGCGAGCGGAGGGGGCGAAGGAGGAAGCCTCTGACGAACCTAAACAGAAGGGGAAGAAGGCTTCTAAAGGAACAACGACTGCGAAACGTGGGGTTCTAGAGGTGACCCGTGCTGTTTCAACGACTCCTTTCGTCGGAGATATCACCTTTAATGCCGCTAGTGGGCAGAAAGGACGGACTTCTCTTTACGGCACAGAGGTTCATGCAACACAGTATCAATATGGCTTTGCAATGACACCCGAGCGCCTCAAAGACCAGTCACGTGTCATCGCAGTTCTAGATGGCCTAACTGCTTTGGGAGGAGTGGCTGGTAATCACTCGCGCTTTCTATATGATTTCTCCCCAGAGAGCATTGTTTTGCGCTGGACTCAAGACTTCTCACCTAGATTCCTTTACTGCTTTGCAGCAGACGAAGGTGGAGAAATCTCAGCTCCAGAATTAGTACGCCGAGTTCAAAACGGTGATATCAATCCCAAAGAACTTTGGGTAGCAGGGTCAATTGCAAACTCTTCTGATGGAGAGGCTTTGGAAGAACTGGGGGCAAACGTCCTTACAGGAGTTAAAACTGCTGTGGATAATCTGAAACAGATCATCACTAGAGATCTACAACTGCCTCAACTGGAGCTGACAACATGA